In Sinorhizobium numidicum, the following proteins share a genomic window:
- a CDS encoding amylo-alpha-1,6-glucosidase, which produces MSSAIADAPVSGAPEYFIPAANSLQERRPNTLKHGDTFAVFDHNGDAYSGPGSPEGLFHRDTRHLSHLSVTINSARPMLLSSTLRDDNATLTCDLTNPDILNANGALILPHDSIHLRRSRFLWNGSCYERLLVRSFHEKPQRVEISIAFAADFADLFEVRGKVRKHRGQLHPAETTRHEVRLRYTGLDALERTTRIGFDPVPSRLTDTSAVYEIVLAPGESRSLFFEINCQREPVVPIGHRSFFFALRDARRALRASSGRAASIMTSNEVFNEVARRSISDLYMLITDTNEGPYPYAGIPWFSTAFGRDALITALETLWLDAEIARGVLAHLAANQAKDFDPLSDAEPGKILHEVRFGEMAELREVPFRRYYGSVDSTPLFVMLAGKYLQRTGDLATIRKIWPNIEAALKWIDDHGDRDGDGFLEYGRRTEDGLINQGWKDSHDSVFHADGTLAKGPIAIAEVQAYVYGAWEAAALMLRVLGQEDRALEFTQRTDDLRYRFDQVFFDEELGSYVLALDRDKKPCRVRSSNAGHALLTGLAFPERAGTVIKTLMGGSSYSGWGIRTVPTTESRYNPMSYHNGSVWPHDNALIALGMARYGYRQEAARIFEGLFAASTYIDLRRLPELFCGFPRQRAQGPTFYPVACIPQAWAAAAPVSLIQSCLGIEFQTKSMQITFDTPFLPDFLDELEIKNLGIGLGSVDVAAYRSGSRVMIDVLERRGSVRVVTLI; this is translated from the coding sequence ATGTCTTCTGCGATCGCCGACGCTCCGGTCTCCGGCGCACCTGAATATTTCATTCCGGCAGCCAACTCTCTTCAGGAACGGCGGCCCAATACCTTGAAGCATGGCGACACATTCGCTGTCTTCGATCACAATGGCGATGCCTATTCGGGACCGGGCAGCCCCGAGGGGCTGTTTCACCGCGATACACGCCACCTCTCGCATCTTTCGGTGACGATCAACTCCGCTCGGCCAATGCTCCTGTCCTCGACGCTCAGGGATGATAACGCCACCTTAACCTGCGATCTGACGAATCCCGACATCCTGAACGCAAACGGCGCGCTCATACTGCCACATGACTCGATTCATCTTCGGCGATCGCGCTTTCTTTGGAACGGCAGTTGCTACGAGCGCCTTCTGGTGCGCAGCTTCCACGAAAAGCCGCAACGCGTAGAAATCAGCATTGCCTTTGCGGCCGATTTTGCGGATTTGTTCGAGGTTCGCGGGAAGGTCCGAAAGCACCGGGGCCAGTTGCATCCGGCCGAAACGACACGACATGAAGTTCGTCTTCGTTATACCGGCCTTGATGCGCTGGAGCGGACGACACGCATTGGTTTCGATCCAGTGCCCTCGCGCTTGACGGACACGTCGGCTGTATACGAGATCGTGTTGGCACCGGGCGAAAGTCGATCGCTTTTCTTCGAGATCAATTGCCAGCGAGAGCCCGTGGTCCCGATTGGTCATAGGTCTTTCTTCTTCGCGCTGAGGGATGCGCGCCGTGCCTTGCGCGCATCCTCGGGCCGTGCAGCATCGATCATGACTTCGAACGAAGTTTTCAACGAAGTCGCGCGGCGCAGCATATCGGATCTCTATATGCTCATCACCGACACGAATGAAGGCCCCTATCCCTACGCCGGCATACCCTGGTTCAGCACGGCGTTTGGTCGCGACGCCCTGATTACGGCGCTCGAAACCTTGTGGCTTGATGCGGAGATCGCACGTGGCGTGCTGGCGCATCTGGCCGCCAATCAGGCCAAGGATTTCGATCCCCTTTCCGACGCCGAGCCAGGCAAGATCCTGCACGAGGTCCGCTTCGGCGAAATGGCCGAATTGCGCGAAGTGCCCTTCCGCCGGTACTATGGCAGCGTCGACTCGACACCGCTTTTCGTGATGCTCGCCGGCAAGTACTTGCAGCGCACGGGCGACCTCGCAACAATCCGGAAGATTTGGCCCAACATCGAGGCCGCGCTGAAGTGGATCGATGATCATGGCGACCGCGACGGCGATGGTTTTCTGGAATACGGGCGCCGGACCGAGGACGGCCTTATCAATCAAGGCTGGAAAGACAGTCACGATTCCGTCTTCCATGCCGACGGCACCCTCGCCAAAGGCCCGATCGCGATCGCGGAGGTTCAAGCATATGTATACGGTGCCTGGGAAGCGGCAGCACTGATGCTGCGGGTCCTCGGTCAGGAGGACCGGGCGCTGGAGTTCACGCAGCGCACGGACGACTTGCGATACCGCTTCGATCAGGTTTTCTTCGATGAAGAGCTTGGGTCCTACGTTCTGGCGCTGGACCGTGACAAGAAGCCTTGCCGCGTCCGCTCCTCCAACGCCGGCCACGCTCTTCTCACCGGACTGGCCTTCCCCGAGCGTGCCGGCACCGTCATAAAAACACTCATGGGCGGCTCGTCCTATTCGGGCTGGGGAATACGCACGGTGCCCACCACAGAAAGCCGTTATAATCCAATGAGTTATCATAACGGCTCGGTGTGGCCTCACGACAACGCACTGATCGCGCTTGGCATGGCGCGGTACGGGTATCGTCAAGAAGCCGCCCGTATTTTCGAGGGATTGTTTGCAGCGTCGACCTACATCGATCTGCGCCGTCTGCCTGAGCTCTTTTGCGGATTCCCGCGCCAGCGTGCCCAAGGCCCGACCTTCTATCCGGTGGCGTGCATTCCCCAGGCATGGGCAGCGGCGGCGCCTGTCTCTCTGATCCAGTCCTGCCTCGGAATAGAATTCCAGACAAAGTCGATGCAGATTACGTTCGACACACCCTTTTTGCCTGACTTCCTCGACGAGCTCGAGATCAAGAATCTGGGGATCGGCTTGGGTTCCGTTGACGTTGCGGCATACCGCTCCGGGTCTCGGGTCATGATCGATGTGCTTGAGCGAAGAGGAAGCGTGCGCGTGGTGACGCTCATCTGA
- a CDS encoding DUF4142 domain-containing protein, protein MKSANFSLAVAVISLDLWQPALAQQSMTPVEPQEFARQAAMSNLFELKAADLARQRGKAEQVLEFADRMKTDHSRAGKDLAEAARKEGVELANTLDKAGEEKLTALNALKGGEFDPAYLSSQVTAHETAVELFGYYAEHGQAGALKAFAEATYPTLRMHLIQVQSLTSP, encoded by the coding sequence ATGAAATCTGCCAATTTCAGTCTTGCCGTTGCAGTTATCTCCCTCGATCTTTGGCAACCCGCCTTGGCACAGCAATCGATGACGCCAGTCGAACCCCAAGAGTTCGCACGGCAGGCAGCCATGTCAAATCTCTTCGAGCTAAAGGCCGCTGACCTGGCGCGGCAGCGTGGCAAGGCGGAACAGGTCCTGGAATTCGCCGACCGGATGAAGACGGATCACTCCAGGGCCGGAAAGGATCTAGCTGAAGCTGCGCGCAAGGAAGGCGTCGAGTTGGCCAATACCCTCGACAAAGCGGGCGAAGAGAAACTAACCGCACTGAATGCGCTTAAAGGCGGCGAGTTCGATCCGGCCTACCTTTCATCGCAAGTGACCGCGCATGAGACCGCCGTCGAACTCTTCGGGTATTATGCGGAACATGGACAAGCCGGCGCGCTAAAGGCCTTCGCCGAGGCCACTTACCCGACTTTGAGAATGCATCTGATCCAGGTGCAATCGCTTACCTCGCCGTGA